One stretch of Synergistaceae bacterium DNA includes these proteins:
- the dapB gene encoding 4-hydroxy-tetrahydrodipicolinate reductase, translated as VYEAHHKHKVDAPSGTALKMGEVIAEPWGKKLDDLADWARPGPTGARKDGQIGFSVVRGGDIIGDHTVMFCGTGERIEITHKSSSRATYAQGSLKAALFLQKHETGLFDMQDVIQG; from the coding sequence AGTCTATGAAGCCCATCACAAGCACAAGGTGGATGCCCCTTCAGGTACCGCATTAAAAATGGGTGAAGTGATTGCCGAACCCTGGGGCAAAAAACTGGATGACCTCGCTGACTGGGCCCGGCCCGGTCCCACTGGGGCACGCAAAGACGGGCAAATCGGTTTTTCGGTTGTACGTGGTGGCGATATTATTGGCGATCATACCGTGATGTTTTGCGGCACGGGTGAACGAATTGAAATTACCCATAAATCATCCAGTCGTGCCACTTATGCCCAAGGCAGCCTGAAAGCCGCCCTGTTCCTGCAAAAACACGAAACCGGCCTGTTCGACATGCAAGACGTCATTCAAGGTTAA
- the murB gene encoding UDP-N-acetylmuramate dehydrogenase, translating to MDFIQQKDLSCFNTLGLKSLANNYISLCNKKDLSGISDLLKPGVPYFILGGGSNVVLSEQIDQIVVHNQLKGINLVQETDSAWFVEAAAGENWHDFVVNCIQQGWYGLENLALIPGTVGAAPVQNIGAYGVEVKDRLDSVVAYDPLTQTEQVFNNEQCLFAYRDSIFKHQEGNGLIITAVRFRLPKQWVPMLSYPDLQQYEGAKPQLTPQAILEAVCDIRRRKLPDPKVTGNAGSFFKNPIVPAQQYWQLKAQFQDLVAYEQPDSRYKLAAGWMIDQCGWKGRQLGNAGVHARQALVIVNTGKACAADIIAIARAIADDVMKKFGVLLEPEPVFVGGRH from the coding sequence ATGGATTTTATACAACAGAAAGACCTAAGCTGTTTTAATACGCTGGGCTTGAAATCATTGGCGAATAATTATATAAGCCTTTGTAATAAAAAAGATTTAAGCGGTATTTCAGACTTGTTGAAGCCCGGTGTTCCCTACTTCATACTTGGGGGAGGAAGTAATGTTGTATTAAGTGAACAAATTGATCAGATTGTTGTTCATAACCAACTTAAAGGGATCAATCTTGTGCAGGAAACTGACAGTGCCTGGTTTGTAGAAGCCGCTGCTGGTGAAAATTGGCATGATTTTGTGGTTAATTGCATACAGCAAGGTTGGTATGGCCTGGAAAACCTGGCCTTAATACCTGGTACGGTGGGGGCGGCACCCGTGCAGAATATTGGTGCCTATGGTGTGGAAGTTAAAGACCGGCTCGATAGCGTGGTGGCTTATGATCCGCTGACGCAAACAGAACAGGTCTTTAATAATGAACAATGCCTTTTTGCCTACCGTGATAGTATCTTCAAGCACCAAGAGGGTAACGGCCTCATTATTACGGCAGTAAGGTTTCGTTTGCCTAAGCAATGGGTGCCGATGCTGTCTTATCCCGATCTTCAGCAATATGAAGGAGCAAAACCCCAACTGACGCCACAAGCCATTCTTGAAGCTGTCTGTGATATACGTCGTCGTAAGTTGCCCGATCCAAAGGTAACGGGTAATGCGGGCAGTTTTTTTAAAAACCCAATTGTTCCTGCGCAGCAGTATTGGCAGTTAAAGGCACAATTTCAGGACTTGGTTGCCTATGAACAGCCGGATAGCCGTTATAAGCTGGCTGCGGGCTGGATGATTGATCAATGTGGCTGGAAAGGGCGGCAATTGGGTAATGCCGGTGTACATGCAAGGCAGGCCTTGGTGATTGTGAATACCGGCAAAGCCTGTGCAGCGGATATTATCGCCATTGCAAGGGCAATTGCCGATGATGTCATGAAGAAATTTGGTGTTTTGCTAGAACCCGAACCAGTCTTTGTGGGGGGCAGACATTAA